The DNA sequence GCTACACGCACTGGGGCCACCGGAGATCGCACATATCGCCAAACTAGAGCAAGCCTCGCACCACGAGGTACTCAAAGCCCTCCACGAGGCAGGGCTGGATAGCTTGCCTGGCGCCGGCGCCGAAATCCTGAGCGACCGCGTGCGTCGCCTGATTTCTAAGGGGAAATGTGGTGGTGAAGAATGGCTAGACGTGATGCGCGCAGCCCACCAGCTCCATATCACGACCAGTGCGACCATGATGTTTGGACACATTGAAACCAACCTCGAACGCATGGATCACCTGGTCCGTATGCGTGCCGTGCAGGCCGAAAAACCCGCCAATGCCAAAGGTTTCCTCGCCTTTATCCCCTGGCCTTTCCAGGACGAGGATACCATCCTGAAAAAAATCAAACGGGCCCGTAATACCGTGACGGGCGACGAGTACATCCGCATGATTGCTCTCAGCCGGATCATGCTGCCCAATGTGATCAACATCCAGGCGAGCTGGTTGACAGTGGGCAAGCAGGTCGCGCAATTGTGTTTGCACGCTGGCGCCAATGATTTCGGTTCCATCATGATCGAAGAGAATGTGGTGTCGGCCGCAGGTGCCCGCTTCCGTTTTACAGCCGACGGTATCCAGGAGGCGATCCGCGAGGCTGGTTATGTCCCTCAATTGCGCAACCAACAATACGAATACAGAGAACTGCCCGCTAATATCAAGCAGCAAGAACTGGATAAAGAGGCGATGATTGTGGATTAGAAAAAAATAACCAACTTTACAGGCCATATAAGTGAAAGTATGCTAAGCACCCACAACGTCAGCTTTTCTTTTGATTCCGCCGGGGGCACGTCCTTAAAGTTCCCGGATATCGTCTGCCAGACAGGGGAGCATTGGCTCCTCTTGGGGCAGTCGGGTAGTGGCAAAACGACTTTGCTACACTTGCTAGCCGGCTTGCGCACTCCACTCAGTGGCCATATCAAAGTGAATGATACGGTCCTCAATCAATTATCGGGAGCGAAGCTGGATCAATTTCGAGGGAAGGAGATTGGCGTCATTTTTCAACAATCGCATTTCTTACGGGCACTGACCGTAGGCGAAAACCTCGCACTGGCCCGACAATTGGTGGGACTACCCGCTGATAGCAACAAGATCAAAACCTTGCTGGAGCAGCTCAACATTGGACACAAGCTCCATGCACTCCCTAGTGAACTCAGCGTTGGAGAACAACAACGGGTCGCCATTGCTCGTGCCCTGGTCAATGACCCTACCGTGATTCTGGCCGATGAACCGACCTCTGCATTAGATGATATAAATACCGAGCAGGTGGTGGAGCTCCTCAAAACCCAAGCGAAAGCGGCCAATGCTACGCTGTTGGTGGTCACGCACGACAACCGTCTGAAAAACATCTTTGACCAACAAATCGAGTTATGAACCTGCTACGACTAAGTTGGAAAAACCTGACTTTCAAGCCCCTCTCTACCCTGCTGAGCATTGTGCTCTTCGCCTTGGGTGTCGGGCTGGTGGCCTTGCTTTTTTTATTGCAAAAGCAGGTAGAAGATAATTTCGAAAAAAACCTGGCGGGGATTGACCTCGTCATTGGTGCCAAAGGAAGCCCGCTGCAGCTGATTCTCAGCAGCATGTATCACCTCGACGCGCCTACGGGAAATATCAGTATCGCGGAAGTAAAGCCATTCCTCAACCCCAAGCACCCGCTCATCGAAACGTCTATTCCGCTTTCTTTGGGCGACAGCTACCGCACTTTTCGTATCGTCGGCACCACACCAAATATCCTCGATTTTTATGGCGTAAGCCTGGCCAGTGGCAAAGCCTGGGCGCAGAATTTTGAGGTAGTGATTGGCAATACCGTTGCGCAAAAATTAGGGCTCACCCTGGGCGCCACTTTTAGCAGTTCGCACGGCTTCCTCGAAGACGAAAACCTGGGGCATGAACATACGGCTTTCAAAGTAGTGGGCATTTTAGCCACCAGTGGCACCGTACTCGATCAGCTCATCCTCACGACCAACCAAAGTTACTGGCTCACCCACGAGCACGATGCAGCCAGCGAAGCAGCCCCCACGGAGGAGGACCACGCTGATCATGATCACGCCGATCACGATCACGATCATGCATCCCCTTCGGCAATCGTGCCGAGCCTCTTGGAAGAACCTGGTGAAAAAGAAATTACAGCCTTGCTGATCAAGTTCAAGGGTCGCAATTTTCAGGCCCTCAACATGCAGCGTAGCATCAACGAAAACACCGACCTGCAAGCCGCTACACCTGCTATCGAAATCAACCGCCTCTACAGCCTGATGGATACGGGGGAAAAAGCCTTGCGCATCTTGGCTTTCGTGATCATTTTCGTGTCGGGCTTGAGTATTTTCATTTCCTTGTTCGCTTCACTCAAAGAACGGCAGTACGAACTGGCCTTACTGCGGGTGATGGGCGGGAGCCGAGGTACCTTATTCACCCTCATCATTTTAGAGGGCTTACTCTTGGCCTTACTCGGCTGTGTGTTTGGTCTGTTGTTGAGTCACGGAGGCATGCAACTCTTCGCCGGAGCACTGGAAAAAGCTTACGGCTACACCTTCTCTGGCTGGACGTTTCTACCCCAGGAATGGTACCTGGTGGGAGGATCACTCTTGTTGGGCTTGGTAGCAGCCATTTTGCCCGCCATCAAAGCCAGCAGGACGGATATTTCGGAGACTTTGCTAAAGGGGTAGGTTATTAGAGTTGTTCTACTGAGACAAGTTTTGCTGCAAGCGGAAAATTTCATTCTGCACTTCGTTAGATTTTTCGCCGAATTCGCTTCGCGGCTACTTCGTGGTGCCCGCACCTGCCTGCCAGCAAGCTGGCCTTGCAGGCAGGTTCGACTACAAAATCTGCCTCGTTCAGAATGAAATTTTAGCCCTTTCGCTATAACAGCCCCCAGCAGAACAACTCTATTATAAGCAAGTGTAGAGAGGCCGTACTTTAACGTGAGGCTTTACTTTGCAGCGGGTTCACGACAAGTCTACCCTTCTCATTACCAGTAATTTGAATACCTACAACCTCACTATTCATCGTACTTGGTACAATATCGAATTTAGGGTCGTAAAAACCCCTGTACACTAAGTACCTCGTACTATGAGATTTTGCTCCCGCCAAAGCTCAAAAGTCAATAACATCCAAAGCAACAAGCCGTGGCGGTCGAGGCCGCTTTCGCGGTCATAGGCCAAAAGCTCTTTTATCGCCTTGGGTTCGAAAATGCCGCCTTCTCGGATGCGGTCCTCCCTCAAACGCTGTTTGGCCATGCGTCGCAGTTCGCCCTGAAACCAGTACCGAACGGGCACCCTCATGCCACTCTTGGGGCGCTTGATGATGGCATCGGGTACATCTTCGGCGAAAGCCACTTTCAGGATGTATTTTTCAATTCCTTGATACAGTTTCAAATTGGAAGGCATTTCCATACTGCTCGCAATTATTTTTTTGCTAAACAAGGGAGCATAGGGCACAAACCCGTGAGCCCCCAGCATCCGCTCTACTTTTGGCAAGATCAGGTGAGCGCCTTTGAGCTTGATGTTGATCCGCATCAGTTTATCCAAAAAAGACAAGCCTGGCACCTCAAAATAAGGCGTCAGTATGCGTTCCAGATCCGCTACTGGGTCGAGTTGCGCGAAAATCTCAGGTAGTAAGATTTGCTCCAGGTGCTGGTAACCTCGTCGGTAGGAAGCCAAATAAGCCCGTTCTCGTGATACGGGCTCGCCGTACCAATGGTGCAAAAGCATGGACATGTTCTTTGGGCCTCCGAAACAAGGGTCACCACCTTCGCCATTGAAAATACATGCTACGTGCTCCCTTGCGTAACGCGCCAGCTCAAAATTCGGTGCCGTGATGGGGTCGCCACTAGGTTCGTCAAGATGGCGGATGATCTCTGGCAGACGTCGAGCAAAATGCTGGGGCTTTATTTCTACCTCGTGGTGGATAGTCTGATAGCGATCGGCCACCAGCTTCGCGAAAGCATTCTCATTGGGATATTTCTTACCAAAATGAATGGAAAAGGTGTGGATAGGACGATGGTGAAGCTGCGCCACACGTGCTGCAATAATACTGGAATCCAATCCTCCAGAAAGAAATACACCTACTTCTTCTTTATGCTGTAGCTTCTGCTGAATGTCTTCATCTATTTCCTTGCGTAAGCGTTGTGACCAGTAGGGCAGGTCTTGGCGCTCGGATTTTGGAATATCAGTAAGGGTGAAAAAATCATCCTGTTGGACTTCTGGATCGCCATGGCGAAATTTAACATAGCACCCTGCCCGTAATTCCTTCACGCCCTTCAATAAAGTATGCTCCAGCGGCACGAAGCTGTAGGACAGGTATTGAAACAAGGCGGGTAAATACAAAGCAGCAGGTGCCAGTCCTCCCACTTTCACGCCCTTGGTTTCAATCGCAAAAGTGAATACACCTTCTTCCAGTTGATAGTAAACCGTTCGTTGTCCAGCGGCATCGCGTACCAGATAAAGGACGTCACGGGCCACAATAGCCAACACAAAAGCTCCGTGCAGTTGCTTGACAAAAGCGATGCCTTGATCTTGAAACAAACGCCACAACTCAGCAGCTGACAAAGGGGAAAGGGTTGTTGTCAATACCTCTCCGGCAACCACAATACCGCAGCCATCTTGCTGGTAATAGCCACTGCTTGGCGCCTGCTGGGCATCGCTTTCGTTGATACCCACTCCGAGGTGCCATGCACCCTGTGCGAGTACGTGTCTGGTGTCGCTTCCTCTGGTCTTCAGTACTTCATACTGTTGGTGCAGTATACGCTGATCAGGGGAATTATTGCCGAAAATGATTGCCATAAAACAAGTGTTGGAATTTTCGGTGGTATTTGGCTAAACCGTTGCAAAAAGTATATTTTAGCCAGCATGTTAACCAAAATCATCTCCGCCCCCATCATCATCTCCATTGAGCGCATCGTCGAGGCCACCGAAAAGAACAATGGTAGGCAGAGTAGTATCTTCCATAGGGTCGTTGTCAATGATGATTGGGCCGCCGCTATCGGTATCAAAATCGGTGGGCTGTGTGGCGCGTTGCAGGATTCGTCGGATCAGACTGGTACTCAACAAATCCAAAGGTTTTTGGGCTACTTCTTGAAAAGGATGAAGACGCTTGTGATTTACAAAGTCTTGCTCACTCAAACCCAGGTCTAGGACCTTTTGCCCCTTGAGGGCGAATTTGGTGGTCATGTTTTTCACGATGGTCACCCCATTGTGAAGAAGATAGACGGGAAGATCACTCCGCTCCGCCAGCAAACGATTGGCCTGCTCGTGTAAATAGGACGGATAGGCACTCTGGGCTATAATAAGCAGACGAAATTCTGTGTGAAGCTTATTTTTTACCAACAGATCAACATAAATATCCTCATCTACGATGAGTATGCCTTCTACGCCGTAGTCGTAAATATCTTTTTCCGGCGCAGTAGCTGGAGGAGTAATGAGTGTAGGTTTGGATAAGAAAAGATGTTCCTGTTTTTCGGCTTTTGGGTACCATTGGTTCCACAAGCCCCTGATCTTGTTTTCAGGTGGAGCCATCGATGGAAACAGCCGCTTGCCAAACATCCCCAACAAACCAGCTCCTATGGCAAAAAAGGCGGCCAAAAACAGCGATTCGCTTAGATTATAGACAACCGCTCCTGCCGCTCCAGCAAGTACTGCGGCCAAACACCCACTCGGAAAAAGTGGGCGATGCACAAATAAAGTGGCATAAAACTGATGGAAGGTAAAATACTGGGTGCCATTTTTACTTACCCGCCGCAAGGCCGTAGCGAATTTCCCGTCGGTATACCCATCTCTCTTGGGATCCACCACGAAACGGTACTTGCATTTCCCGCAAACCATTCCGCTGCGGTAGGGTTGGTTATAGCTGCATTTAGGACACTTCATGGGTCAGGTAGGTTCTGTTGATCATAGGGTGTTCTTCGTGGGTAGGCCCAAAATCAGAATCAGGGTGGAAAGCAATGACACGCAGTGCCTCGTCACCGGTCTTAAAACTATGCTGCCCGCCTGCCGGAATGACAAAAGACAAGCCAGGATACAAAGAATGGCTGCCTTCGGGCGTCATACATTCCCCCGATCCACTGACGATGATTCCCGCCCGTAAAGACGGATGCGTATGCTGACTCTGGAAAGTATGTGGAGGAATATGCAGCAAATTCAAGCAAGCATCCCCCTTGATAACAGGAGGGACGAGCAAAGAATCTGTACAACCATCAATATAGCGCAAGCGGCCTTTCTCTTCTACAGGTCCACCAAGATGAAAGAAGGCCTTTTGTCCGGTTTGGGTAATCAACAAACCGGTGCCATTTCCCCTCAAAGTCACCTCCTGATCAGCTGAAAAATACATGCCTGCCTGAAGCACAAAATCACCACTTTTAGTGCTTAACTGAGCGGTCCCTGTAGCAATATACCCCCAGGTACTTTGGTCTTGGTTGCGGGTTGTTACCTTGAGTACTCCACCCTGCCAAATCGCCATCGTTACCAGTTGGTTTCCGTGCTCTATTTCAAAAGACAAAGCGCTATTCGCGAGGGGTATAAAATTATTCTTAGCAAGCATGAATTAGCAATATTAATCAGAAAACCAAGATAATCGATTTTCGTCAACATGTTCGTTTCTTCTTTCCTTACCGGAACTTCTCCTTTCTCATGATGGTTGAAGTAGCAGCAAGTAAGATAATCTCGATACAACAATTCTTACCCCTTATGCGTATAATAAATGATTACAGACGAAAGATACTGAGATGAAAAATGCATACATGGTGGAGTTTGAACTCCCGGAAGAATTTACAGAAGAATTTATGGCACTCATCCCTCGTCAAAGGTTTATGATCAACCAGATGCTGGCCGATGGAATTATTCAAAACTACAGTCTCTCCCTGGACCGTTCTCGCCTCTGGGCAGTGATGGTTGCGGAAAGTGAATTTGCACTCATGGAAGAAATTGAACGGATGCCACTGATTGATTATATGGTGCCCGATATTTCCCAATTGATGTTCCACAACTCCTCCATGGAGGTTATGCAGTTTTCGCTGAACTGATAACACTCCTTTTGAGGAGGAAAAACGTCTTTATGCGGTATCATGCTGCATAAAGACGTTTTTTTTGTGCTAAAATAAAGCAGAACATACTGTTATCAATTTCAACGTTGAGTAGAATTCCAATTTTTATAATATATTGCTCAATATTATACCCGTTACTAAGTGGTCTGGGACATTCTCACTTGTCCTTTTTTGCTCTGACTGCGTTAAAAAGCCTCGCCGAAGCTTAGGCTTCGCCTACGTTTTTCGCCTTGGCAGAGCAAAAAATGACGTTGCGATAATATTCCCAAACCACTTAGTGCCGGGTATAGTTTTCGCAATTTACACACTTCTCTTTTCTGCGCCTCTTTGACAAATTAGAAGTAGTCGGCTGCCGAAGGCATAATTAATTTACAACCTCCACTTTTAGTAAAAAAAGCTCTGACAATGAGCTTAAAAACGAAAGAGGA is a window from the Lewinella sp. LCG006 genome containing:
- the mqnC gene encoding cyclic dehypoxanthinyl futalosine synthase, with amino-acid sequence MRTDDLLHRGLKMDFLSAEEGVFLLENASTAELMHVAHRLRMQQVPNDKVTWIIDRNSNTTNVCIANCKFCNFYRRPGHEEVYITTIEQYKQKIEETFAFGGEQLLLQGGHHPDLGLDYYVKLFKELKALYPQLKLHALGPPEIAHIAKLEQASHHEVLKALHEAGLDSLPGAGAEILSDRVRRLISKGKCGGEEWLDVMRAAHQLHITTSATMMFGHIETNLERMDHLVRMRAVQAEKPANAKGFLAFIPWPFQDEDTILKKIKRARNTVTGDEYIRMIALSRIMLPNVINIQASWLTVGKQVAQLCLHAGANDFGSIMIEENVVSAAGARFRFTADGIQEAIREAGYVPQLRNQQYEYRELPANIKQQELDKEAMIVD
- a CDS encoding ABC transporter ATP-binding protein, which gives rise to MLSTHNVSFSFDSAGGTSLKFPDIVCQTGEHWLLLGQSGSGKTTLLHLLAGLRTPLSGHIKVNDTVLNQLSGAKLDQFRGKEIGVIFQQSHFLRALTVGENLALARQLVGLPADSNKIKTLLEQLNIGHKLHALPSELSVGEQQRVAIARALVNDPTVILADEPTSALDDINTEQVVELLKTQAKAANATLLVVTHDNRLKNIFDQQIEL
- a CDS encoding ABC transporter permease — encoded protein: MNLLRLSWKNLTFKPLSTLLSIVLFALGVGLVALLFLLQKQVEDNFEKNLAGIDLVIGAKGSPLQLILSSMYHLDAPTGNISIAEVKPFLNPKHPLIETSIPLSLGDSYRTFRIVGTTPNILDFYGVSLASGKAWAQNFEVVIGNTVAQKLGLTLGATFSSSHGFLEDENLGHEHTAFKVVGILATSGTVLDQLILTTNQSYWLTHEHDAASEAAPTEEDHADHDHADHDHDHASPSAIVPSLLEEPGEKEITALLIKFKGRNFQALNMQRSINENTDLQAATPAIEINRLYSLMDTGEKALRILAFVIIFVSGLSIFISLFASLKERQYELALLRVMGGSRGTLFTLIILEGLLLALLGCVFGLLLSHGGMQLFAGALEKAYGYTFSGWTFLPQEWYLVGGSLLLGLVAAILPAIKASRTDISETLLKG
- a CDS encoding asparagine synthetase B, which produces MAIIFGNNSPDQRILHQQYEVLKTRGSDTRHVLAQGAWHLGVGINESDAQQAPSSGYYQQDGCGIVVAGEVLTTTLSPLSAAELWRLFQDQGIAFVKQLHGAFVLAIVARDVLYLVRDAAGQRTVYYQLEEGVFTFAIETKGVKVGGLAPAALYLPALFQYLSYSFVPLEHTLLKGVKELRAGCYVKFRHGDPEVQQDDFFTLTDIPKSERQDLPYWSQRLRKEIDEDIQQKLQHKEEVGVFLSGGLDSSIIAARVAQLHHRPIHTFSIHFGKKYPNENAFAKLVADRYQTIHHEVEIKPQHFARRLPEIIRHLDEPSGDPITAPNFELARYAREHVACIFNGEGGDPCFGGPKNMSMLLHHWYGEPVSRERAYLASYRRGYQHLEQILLPEIFAQLDPVADLERILTPYFEVPGLSFLDKLMRINIKLKGAHLILPKVERMLGAHGFVPYAPLFSKKIIASSMEMPSNLKLYQGIEKYILKVAFAEDVPDAIIKRPKSGMRVPVRYWFQGELRRMAKQRLREDRIREGGIFEPKAIKELLAYDRESGLDRHGLLLWMLLTFELWREQNLIVRGT
- a CDS encoding cupin domain-containing protein — protein: MLAKNNFIPLANSALSFEIEHGNQLVTMAIWQGGVLKVTTRNQDQSTWGYIATGTAQLSTKSGDFVLQAGMYFSADQEVTLRGNGTGLLITQTGQKAFFHLGGPVEEKGRLRYIDGCTDSLLVPPVIKGDACLNLLHIPPHTFQSQHTHPSLRAGIIVSGSGECMTPEGSHSLYPGLSFVIPAGGQHSFKTGDEALRVIAFHPDSDFGPTHEEHPMINRTYLTHEVS
- a CDS encoding muconolactone Delta-isomerase family protein codes for the protein MKNAYMVEFELPEEFTEEFMALIPRQRFMINQMLADGIIQNYSLSLDRSRLWAVMVAESEFALMEEIERMPLIDYMVPDISQLMFHNSSMEVMQFSLN